The Corynebacterium glaucum genome includes a region encoding these proteins:
- a CDS encoding DEAD/DEAH box helicase: protein MPNYLLHGLWLPESGLNLWVEQVEGHRILTLEKVPEGTFPPVVHSLIDGSRFRHRSRITLQTPKGKSVQLTAPTAALAPDETVQFLSSLASIDAPIPAATQEQRDAIAPDLKWLLRMFQGLGRFVKAGRVTIHVPMRDHQWYAQWQLGTGVEERGWLAEMTAAAPGVLVANNPGLSEDMAKTLVHWITSYRLRNAGAADTSRPYGRHDFINSLVNGEPLRRGNASLSRRVADWNGSITAVNLQLVFIADEPADPEASADQGSDAPVDEDAAIWPVRVSVRSGSDAPRPVRQHDYDGQTAQKLREELFRAINATSLADPSRHPRPSSVPRPFDEGDWDLYLTTEEIVRFADTEAARLRSAGFAVMLPRAWSHAETTAKLAVAEHSNPYDSSTVTHLGFGTLLEYNWRLSVGDIELTDAEMEQLVNSKTGLVKLRDEWVLADTTQLARTRKYMQKLQEKSLETAKRDVEAAESRAALAEAAGSDDAPVLAAKAKELREAYEQLLDDELAGAAGVTGAVTADELRQLALESETTDAAPIEFTGSTWFTSLVGGTDRPAPERVDIPNTVQADLREYQRRGVDWLFFMSRNNLGAVLADDMGLGKTLQLLTLLAVEAEQGVRTGPTLVVAPTSVVGNWAREAGRFTPNMQVVVHHGPGRLHGFELMQSCEEADLVVTSYGIINRDHKDLAHVRWDHVVLDEAQAIKNVGTQSSKSVRALPARHRIALTGTPIENKLSELRSLLDFVNPGMLGTQAFFRNHFAKAIERGGQDALAVEMSERLQRLTSPFILRRLKSDPAIIDDLPDKAEHVVAVDMTPEQAALYTALVKETEGELERRQGMARKGLILAMITRIKQVCNHPAHFLGDASPVTVNGVHRSGKVEKLVEILDQAIATERRVLIFTQYKAFGDILQPYLSQRYGEQIPFLHGGVGKSARDAMVERFQRDDGPPAMLLSLKAGGTGLNLTAASIVVHMDRWWNPAVENQATDRAFRIGQDKDVTVYKMITRGTMEERIQDVLDGKMHLAGTVVGEGEGWITELDKEDLARLISYRGQDE from the coding sequence ATGCCTAATTACCTGCTGCACGGCCTCTGGTTGCCAGAGTCCGGCCTCAACCTGTGGGTTGAGCAGGTCGAAGGCCACCGGATTCTCACATTGGAGAAGGTTCCGGAGGGGACCTTTCCACCGGTCGTCCATTCGCTTATCGACGGCTCACGTTTCCGCCACCGCAGCCGCATCACGCTCCAGACTCCGAAAGGGAAATCGGTGCAACTCACCGCGCCCACGGCGGCGCTCGCACCGGATGAAACAGTGCAGTTCCTTTCGTCGCTCGCGTCCATCGACGCGCCCATCCCGGCGGCGACCCAGGAGCAGCGCGACGCGATCGCGCCGGATTTGAAGTGGCTGCTGCGCATGTTCCAAGGCCTTGGCCGGTTCGTTAAGGCGGGACGTGTGACCATTCACGTGCCGATGCGGGACCACCAGTGGTACGCGCAGTGGCAGCTGGGCACCGGGGTAGAAGAGCGCGGCTGGCTCGCTGAAATGACCGCCGCCGCGCCCGGCGTGCTCGTGGCCAACAACCCGGGCTTGAGCGAGGATATGGCGAAGACGCTGGTTCACTGGATCACCTCCTATCGCCTCCGAAACGCCGGCGCGGCCGATACCTCGCGGCCCTACGGGCGCCACGACTTCATCAACTCGCTGGTCAACGGAGAACCGCTGCGCCGCGGCAACGCCTCGCTGTCGCGCCGGGTGGCGGATTGGAACGGCTCCATCACCGCGGTGAACCTGCAACTGGTCTTTATCGCCGACGAGCCCGCCGACCCCGAAGCGTCGGCTGACCAGGGCAGCGACGCCCCGGTCGACGAAGACGCGGCGATCTGGCCGGTACGCGTCAGCGTCCGCTCCGGTTCCGATGCCCCGCGCCCGGTGCGCCAGCACGACTACGACGGCCAGACGGCGCAGAAGCTGCGCGAGGAGCTGTTCCGCGCCATCAACGCGACTTCGCTTGCCGACCCCTCGCGACACCCGCGCCCAAGCTCCGTGCCCCGCCCGTTCGATGAAGGTGACTGGGACCTGTACCTCACCACCGAAGAGATCGTGCGCTTCGCCGACACCGAGGCTGCCCGCCTGCGCAGCGCCGGTTTCGCGGTGATGCTGCCGCGCGCCTGGTCGCACGCCGAAACCACCGCGAAGCTGGCCGTCGCCGAGCACTCCAACCCGTACGACTCCTCGACCGTCACGCACCTCGGTTTCGGCACGCTCCTGGAGTACAACTGGCGCCTCTCCGTCGGCGACATCGAGCTCACCGACGCCGAGATGGAGCAGTTGGTCAACTCCAAGACGGGCCTGGTCAAGCTACGCGACGAGTGGGTGCTCGCCGACACCACGCAGCTCGCCCGCACGCGCAAATACATGCAGAAACTCCAGGAGAAGTCGCTGGAGACAGCCAAGCGCGACGTTGAGGCGGCCGAATCGCGCGCCGCGCTCGCCGAGGCCGCCGGCAGCGATGACGCCCCAGTGCTTGCAGCCAAGGCCAAGGAGTTGCGCGAGGCATATGAGCAATTGCTTGACGACGAACTGGCGGGCGCCGCAGGTGTTACCGGCGCCGTCACGGCAGACGAGCTGCGCCAGCTTGCCCTGGAATCTGAAACCACCGATGCCGCCCCCATCGAGTTCACGGGTTCCACGTGGTTCACCTCGCTGGTCGGCGGCACCGACCGGCCCGCCCCGGAACGCGTGGACATTCCGAACACGGTGCAGGCGGATCTGCGCGAGTACCAGCGCCGCGGCGTGGACTGGCTGTTTTTCATGTCCCGCAACAACCTCGGCGCGGTGCTCGCCGATGACATGGGCCTGGGCAAGACGCTGCAGCTGCTCACCCTGCTGGCCGTCGAGGCGGAGCAGGGTGTGCGCACCGGCCCGACTTTGGTGGTCGCGCCGACCTCGGTGGTGGGCAACTGGGCGCGCGAGGCTGGTCGGTTCACCCCAAACATGCAGGTCGTCGTGCACCACGGCCCAGGCCGCCTGCACGGGTTCGAGCTCATGCAGTCCTGCGAGGAGGCGGACCTGGTGGTCACGTCCTACGGCATCATCAACCGCGACCATAAAGACTTAGCCCACGTGCGCTGGGACCATGTGGTGCTGGATGAGGCGCAGGCGATTAAGAACGTTGGCACGCAGTCGTCGAAAAGCGTGCGAGCCCTACCGGCCCGCCACCGCATTGCGCTGACCGGCACCCCGATTGAGAACAAGCTGTCTGAGCTGCGCAGCCTGCTGGACTTTGTGAACCCGGGGATGCTGGGCACGCAGGCGTTTTTCCGCAACCACTTTGCCAAGGCGATTGAGCGCGGCGGCCAGGATGCGTTGGCGGTGGAGATGAGTGAGCGCCTGCAGCGTCTCACCTCGCCATTTATTCTGCGCAGGTTGAAGTCGGATCCGGCGATTATCGACGATTTGCCGGACAAGGCCGAGCACGTCGTCGCCGTCGACATGACGCCGGAGCAGGCGGCGCTCTACACCGCGCTGGTGAAGGAGACCGAGGGCGAGCTGGAGCGCCGCCAAGGCATGGCGCGCAAGGGGCTGATTTTGGCGATGATCACGCGCATCAAGCAGGTGTGCAACCACCCCGCGCACTTTCTCGGCGATGCGTCGCCGGTGACCGTCAACGGCGTGCACCGTTCCGGCAAGGTGGAAAAGCTCGTAGAGATCCTCGACCAGGCGATTGCGACGGAGCGCCGCGTGCTCATCTTCACGCAGTACAAGGCGTTCGGCGACATTTTGCAGCCGTACCTGAGCCAACGCTACGGCGAGCAGATCCCGTTCCTGCACGGCGGGGTGGGCAAATCCGCGCGCGATGCGATGGTGGAGCGCTTCCAGCGTGACGACGGCCCGCCCGCGATGCTGCTCAGCCTCAAAGCCGGGGGCACCGGGTTGAACCTCACCGCGGCATCGATCGTGGTGCATATGGACCGCTGGTGGAACCCGGCGGTGGAAAATCAGGCAACGGATCGCGCGTTCCGCATCGGCCAGGACAAAGACGTCACGGTGTACAAGATGATCACCCGCGGCACGATGGAGGAGCGCATTCAGGATGTGCTCGACGGCAAGATGCACCTTGCCGGCACCGTTGTCGGCGAGGGCGAAGGGTGGATCACCGAGCTGGACAAGGAAGATCTCGCGCGTTTGATCAGTTACAGGGGGCAGGATGAGTAG
- a CDS encoding SWIM zinc finger family protein encodes MSSQRPKRPSEDNVIYANFGARKRVATAAETGGPQTVPPTVSKSQAAMRVLNAAVRRTDIGRAKRGHQYAQQRHVTDLRVRPGGMEASVVGSQNEPFYTGFTLPMRTPQELRRAMSEMARSASASKRARAGEFPDSVLDVLLAATPEEFKFFCDCPDSADVCKHAVALAEEAAKQIDADPGTVFAIRSLSMAVFEDSVRDSAHTTAQENASAGSEYFWSGRELPALPTPKIAPMIDDSDSDLLRHAMETVSFTNIDLLHAVSDIEDLYDMLVEE; translated from the coding sequence ATGAGTAGCCAGCGACCAAAACGCCCCAGCGAAGACAACGTCATCTACGCCAACTTCGGCGCGCGCAAGCGCGTGGCCACCGCCGCAGAGACCGGCGGGCCGCAGACGGTGCCGCCGACGGTGAGCAAGTCCCAGGCCGCGATGCGGGTGCTCAACGCCGCGGTGCGCCGCACCGATATCGGCCGCGCCAAGCGGGGCCACCAGTATGCGCAGCAGCGCCACGTCACCGACTTGCGGGTGCGCCCCGGCGGGATGGAAGCCTCGGTGGTGGGCAGCCAGAACGAGCCGTTCTACACCGGGTTCACCCTGCCCATGCGCACGCCGCAGGAACTGCGCCGCGCGATGAGCGAGATGGCGCGCAGCGCCAGCGCCAGCAAGCGGGCCCGGGCCGGCGAATTCCCCGACTCCGTGCTCGATGTGCTGCTCGCGGCCACGCCGGAAGAGTTCAAGTTCTTCTGCGACTGCCCGGACAGCGCCGACGTGTGCAAGCACGCCGTGGCGCTCGCGGAGGAGGCGGCCAAGCAGATCGACGCCGACCCGGGCACCGTGTTCGCGATCCGGAGCCTGTCCATGGCGGTGTTCGAGGACTCTGTGCGCGACTCGGCGCACACCACCGCGCAGGAAAACGCGAGCGCGGGTTCGGAGTACTTCTGGTCCGGGCGCGAACTGCCGGCGCTGCCCACGCCGAAGATCGCCCCGATGATCGATGATTCAGACTCGGACCTGCTGCGCCACGCGATGGAAACCGTGTCGTTCACCAACATCGACCTCTTACACGCCGTCTCCGACATCGAAGACCTCTACGACATGCTGGTCGAGGAATAG
- the putP gene encoding sodium/proline symporter PutP, which produces MSENFWLVLAIVLYFGVMVAIGFYSWLQTKKYDDYVLADRGLHPMVAGLSAGASDMSGWLLMGLPGALFVSGMSELWIVVGLFIGTWANWKLVAPRLRAYTEVANDSITLPSFFENRTHDTSRVLRVAAAVIIIFFFTFYVSSGMVSGGRYYESTFGGDYLTGMLIVGSITVLYTFIGGFLAVSYTDVVQGALMFLALIIVPVMALFAVDDPGSLFSYATSNPYGPWPEGNPSYFNMVAGVSVATIIGNLAWGLGYFGQPHIVTRFMALRSPAEAKAGRRTGMIWVAICYLGGIFTALVSTVYFGTTQASVTDQTGFETIFLDLSRLLFHPLIAGIILTAVLAAIMSTMSSQLLITSTALIEDLYRIFNKTPSQTTLLVLSRTMVVVVAVVAMLMAFNPSDTILGLVGFAWAGFGAAFGPVVLAALYWRRLTAPGAIAGMIVGAVTVFIWGTFYGDIIYELVPGFVLATIAMVAVSLMTKPKPGVEAEFDRAVAVTDYAMAHPEATFAQSMEQAEKS; this is translated from the coding sequence ATGTCCGAGAACTTTTGGCTCGTGCTGGCCATTGTGCTGTACTTCGGCGTCATGGTCGCAATCGGGTTCTACTCCTGGTTGCAAACGAAGAAGTACGACGATTACGTGTTGGCCGACCGCGGCCTGCACCCCATGGTGGCCGGGTTGTCTGCCGGCGCCTCGGACATGTCCGGCTGGCTGCTGATGGGTCTGCCCGGCGCGCTGTTCGTCTCCGGCATGAGCGAGCTGTGGATTGTTGTCGGCCTGTTCATCGGCACCTGGGCGAACTGGAAATTGGTCGCCCCGCGCCTGCGCGCGTACACCGAGGTGGCCAACGACTCGATTACGCTGCCGAGCTTCTTTGAAAACCGCACCCACGACACCTCGCGTGTGCTGCGCGTAGCAGCCGCGGTGATCATCATCTTCTTCTTCACCTTCTACGTTTCCTCCGGCATGGTCTCCGGCGGGCGCTACTACGAATCCACCTTCGGCGGCGACTACCTGACCGGCATGCTCATTGTCGGTTCGATCACGGTGCTCTACACCTTCATCGGCGGGTTCCTCGCTGTGTCCTACACCGACGTGGTGCAAGGTGCGCTGATGTTCCTCGCGCTGATCATTGTGCCCGTCATGGCGCTATTCGCGGTCGACGACCCCGGTTCGCTGTTCTCCTACGCCACCTCGAACCCGTACGGACCGTGGCCGGAGGGCAACCCGTCCTACTTCAACATGGTCGCCGGGGTGTCGGTGGCCACCATCATCGGTAACCTGGCATGGGGTCTAGGCTACTTCGGTCAGCCGCACATTGTCACCCGTTTCATGGCGCTGCGCTCCCCCGCCGAGGCGAAAGCTGGCCGCCGTACCGGAATGATCTGGGTGGCGATTTGCTACCTTGGCGGGATCTTTACCGCGCTGGTGTCCACCGTGTACTTCGGCACCACGCAGGCGAGCGTGACCGACCAAACCGGCTTTGAAACCATCTTCCTCGACCTGTCGCGCCTGCTGTTCCACCCGCTGATCGCCGGCATCATCCTCACCGCCGTACTGGCTGCGATCATGTCCACTATGTCGTCGCAGCTGCTGATCACCTCGACGGCGCTGATTGAGGACCTCTACCGCATCTTCAACAAGACCCCGAGCCAGACCACCCTGCTGGTGCTCTCGCGCACCATGGTCGTGGTCGTTGCGGTGGTGGCCATGCTCATGGCTTTCAACCCGTCTGACACCATCCTGGGCCTGGTCGGCTTCGCGTGGGCAGGGTTCGGCGCGGCCTTCGGCCCGGTGGTACTTGCCGCACTTTACTGGCGGCGCCTCACCGCCCCCGGCGCCATCGCCGGCATGATCGTCGGAGCCGTGACCGTCTTTATCTGGGGCACCTTCTACGGCGACATCATCTACGAGCTCGTGCCGGGCTTCGTCCTGGCCACCATCGCGATGGTGGCGGTCTCGCTGATGACGAAGCCGAAGCCGGGGGTAGAGGCCGAGTTCGACCGCGCTGTGGCCGTCACCGACTACGCCATGGCACACCCGGAGGCGACGTTCGCGCAATCGATGGAGCAGGCCGAAAAGTCATAG
- a CDS encoding metallophosphoesterase family protein, protein MVTFIHTSDFQIGMTRKFLSAEAQSRFSDARLRAVEKLGELATEHGAEFIVVAGDVFEHNSLSKETLGRALETLRKLPVPVYLLPGNHDPLVADSIFARTKDIDNVTVLDCAGPFTVREGVEIVAAPLVTKHANEDLCARAIRDLGPTENVRILVGHGQVEGYGDEDTEALIDLGKLELALIDGTLDYVALGDTHSTQALGSSERVWFSGSPETTDYHDRSPGSKGGEVDSGNALVVSVDKQKLVSTVQVERVPTGAWTFEALSWEVADEADVDRLLAELKAYPDKDRTVIKYAIAGTLGLEATQKLERELAELEPVFAALYPRERLTSLHLAPSDAELEQLSLAGFARDAMHELVAQAASNGDAAGDPTARDAVNLLFRLSKEAE, encoded by the coding sequence ATGGTCACGTTCATCCACACCTCCGATTTCCAGATCGGCATGACGCGCAAGTTTTTGAGCGCCGAGGCGCAGTCGCGGTTCAGTGACGCGCGGCTCCGGGCCGTCGAAAAGCTCGGTGAGCTCGCGACCGAGCATGGCGCGGAGTTCATCGTGGTCGCCGGCGATGTCTTCGAGCACAACTCGCTGTCGAAGGAAACGCTCGGCCGCGCGCTGGAGACGCTGCGCAAACTGCCGGTGCCGGTCTACCTGCTGCCAGGCAACCACGACCCGCTGGTCGCCGACTCGATCTTCGCCCGCACCAAAGACATCGACAACGTCACGGTGCTCGACTGCGCGGGGCCGTTCACGGTCCGCGAAGGCGTCGAGATCGTCGCCGCCCCGCTGGTGACCAAGCACGCCAACGAGGACCTCTGCGCGCGGGCCATCCGCGACCTCGGGCCCACGGAGAACGTCCGGATCCTGGTCGGCCACGGCCAGGTCGAAGGCTACGGCGACGAGGACACCGAGGCACTCATCGACTTGGGCAAGCTGGAGCTTGCGCTTATCGACGGCACCTTGGACTACGTCGCCCTCGGCGACACGCACTCCACCCAAGCGCTTGGCTCGAGCGAGCGAGTCTGGTTCTCGGGATCGCCAGAAACCACCGATTACCACGACCGTTCTCCCGGTTCGAAGGGGGGAGAGGTGGATTCGGGCAATGCGTTGGTCGTGAGCGTCGATAAGCAAAAGCTTGTTTCGACCGTACAGGTGGAGCGAGTGCCGACGGGGGCGTGGACCTTTGAGGCCCTGAGCTGGGAAGTGGCTGACGAGGCTGATGTGGACCGGCTGTTGGCGGAGCTGAAGGCGTACCCGGATAAGGACCGGACGGTGATTAAGTACGCGATTGCCGGCACGCTGGGGTTGGAGGCGACGCAGAAGCTCGAGCGCGAGCTGGCTGAGCTGGAGCCGGTGTTCGCGGCGCTGTACCCGCGCGAGCGGCTGACCAGCCTGCACTTGGCGCCGAGTGATGCGGAGCTGGAGCAGCTGTCGCTAGCGGGTTTTGCGCGCGACGCGATGCATGAGTTGGTGGCGCAGGCAGCAAGCAACGGCGATGCGGCGGGCGATCCGACGGCGCGTGATGCGGTGAACTTGCTGTTCCGGCTGTCGAAGGAGGCGGAGTAG